The nucleotide window ATCGAAAGGTAATTTAAACAGTTCCAGAGCTTCTTCAAAAGTAATGGTTGCAATATTCTGACCTGTCATTAAGGATGCGAAGATCGGTTTTTCCTCATCATCCGTTTCTCCGATCTGGATCATTGCTCCGAATCTTCCTATTCTTGCATGTACATTTTTACCGGTCTTCGGATCTACTCCTAAAAGCCGGTCTCCTGTTGCACGGTCTGCATTTTCTTCTACATCTTCAATTCTCGGGTGGAATTTTGAATAGAAATTCGTCATCATTTCTTTCCACTTCTGATCACCGCTTGCAATTTCGTCAAAGCTTTCTTCAACTCTTGCTGTGAAACCGTAATCAAGAATTTCCCTGAAGTTATCTGTAAGGAAGTCATTAACAACTTCACCGATATCTGTAGGAACGAATTTATTTTTATCGCCTCCGAATTTTTCCTCAAGAACTACTTTTTTGATTTTGTCTTTTACCAAAGACATTTTGATCACTTCGCGGGTCTGTGGCTCAATTTCTCTTTTATCCACATACTCTCTGTTCTGGATAGTCTGAATAGTAGGTGCATAGGTAGAAGGTCTACCGATCCCTAATTCTTCAAGTTTTCTTACCAATCCGGCTTCAGTATATCTTGCACTTGGTCTTGTGAACTTTTCAGTAGCAGTAATGGTTTTGTAACTTAATACTTCTCCTACGCTTACTTTCGGCAGCAATTTATCGTTGTTTTCTTCATCATCATCTTCAGTCTTCACAATTCCGTATGCTTTCAGGAAACCGTCAAATATGATCACTTCTCCCTGCGCTTCAAAATGATGTGGCAAAGATGTATTTCCAATTTCAATTACAGTCTTTTCGATTTTAGCATTAGCCATCTGAGAAGCAAGTGTTCTTCTGTATATTAACTGATACAATTTATTCAGTTGTGCATCTCCTATACTTTTTACTCCAAAATCTGTAGGACGGATGGCCTCGTGCGCTTCCTGTGCTGAAGCAGATTTTGTAGTATAGTTTCTTGGTGAAGAATATTCTGCTCCGTATTCTGAGATGATTTGTTTTTTTGCTCCTTCAATAGCTTCCTGAGAAAGGTTCACGGAGTCTGTTCTCATATAGGTAATATACCCTTCTTCATACAGTCTCTGTGCTAGACGCATGGTGTTGGTTACGTTATAACCAAGTCTTGAAGAAGCTTCCTGCTGTAATGTAGAGGTTGTAAAAGGTGCTGAAGCCGAACGGGTACCTGGTTTGGTTTCAACATTCAGAACTTTAAATTGTGTAGTTTTTGCCTGCTCCAGGAATTTTTCTGCATCTTCTTCTTTTTCAAAATCTTTCTTCAGCTTGGCAGCAATTTCCTGCTCTGTTTTATTTAAAAATATACCATCAAGCTTAAAGCTCGCTTTCGGTATGAACTCACGGATTTCCTTTTCTCTTTCAACGATTAATCTTACGGCTACAGATTGTACTCTACCTGCAGACAAACCCGGTTTTACTTTTTTCCATAAAACGGGCGACATTTCAAAACCTACGATTCTGTCCAGCACACGTCTTGCCTGCTGTGCATTTACCAGGTTCTGATCAATATCTCTCGGATTGTCAATTGCTTTTAGAATGGCATTTTTAGTAATCTCGTGGAAAACAATTCTTTTTCTGTTTTCAGGCTTCAGCTTCAGCTCATCTGCCAAGTGCCAGGCAATAGCTTCTCCCTCGCGGTCCTCATCGGAAGCCAGCCAAACCATATCAGCTTTCTTTACTGCAGCTTTTAATTCTGTCACTAATTTCTTCTTGTCTGCTGAAACTTCGTAATCAGGATTAAAGGTGGCAAGATCTATTCCCATTCCTTTTTTAGGCAGATCACGGATATGACCGAAACTGGATTTCACTTCGAAATCCTTACCTAAATATTTCTGAATAGTTTTTGCCTTTGCCGGGGACTCTACGATTACTAAATTTTTCGACATTCTAAAAAAAATTTTTTGCAAAAGTAAAGCTTTTTTATTATATACTTTTTGTTAAGCAGGTTTAATTTACTATTCCTAACGCTTTATACTATATTTTAATACCCGCTTTCTGAAGAAACAAGTCTTTTGCAGTATAGGTTTTAGACTATTATACAATTCTCTGCAGATAATAATATAGAATTTTTCACCATCTCTAATAGAAGAAATATGTCTTGACAAAAAACATTCTATAGGAACTTATCCACTTACTATTTATTTTAAAACCTTAGCGTTTTATAATCTTAAAAGTCGCTTCTGAACTATTGATTCTTATCAGGTATACTCCGGCATTTAAAGATGAGATATCTGTCTGATTATTAATAAAATGTCCTGATTTTACAAGCTGCCCCAGGGCATTAAAAATTTGAAAATCGTATTCTTTATCTTCCGTAGCTTTTATATAAAGAATATTGGATACAGGGCTGGGATACACAGAGATCTTGTTATCAGTAGTTTTAAGTACGGCATTTGCAGTACTTAATGTAGAACCATTTGGTATTACAGTAGTTCTTGAAGCAGGCCCTTCTTCGTTGCCATTGGCATCATATTCTATTTTCACACATCGGCATCCCGTACCGAAATATGGATCATTATTATCATGAAAGACGATTAGTCTATTGGTTGTAGCTGCCGCATCAAATAAAACATTGATTGATCTTCCCAGATAATTAGAATTTAAAGCAGCCGTCCAGACAGCCGGATATTGATAGTTGAGCACATTAAATGTTCCCTGTGCAGACTGATTTGCCGTCACACTTCTGAATCCTCTTGAACCGGAATCAGGATAATTTCCTAAAGGGTATGCAGCGTTATTAAAGATATATCCCACTGTAGCATTGGCAGCGTTTCTCACCCTTGCTCCCAGATAATCAGTCACAATACTGTATGACGTTGCTACATTTTTATCTTTCTTATACCAGGGAGTCTGTCCGAAATCTGCTCCTGAAACCAAGGCTACGTTCGTAAGGTCAGGAATTCTCCATCCTTCAGGGCAAGGATCGAAAGGCGATTTTTTCCCTCCTCTTCCCCATCTGTCCGGAGCTAAGTTAGGCTCTGTTGCAAGCCAGTCTGTTCCGCTGGTATAATTAGGTGTTGTGCTGTTATAAAGAGCAAAAGAACTGGGAACCATATACACCAAAGGATTTTTCACAGAATAAGATAATATTTTGGAAATTTTATCTATCGGCTTATCGGCAGTCTGTACATTTGATGCTGCAGCATAAGTATTGTAAGGAACAATATAATTTCCTGAAAGATTATTATAGTCAGTCGGATTAAGCGTACTGTATGTAACTGTTCCATTGTCTGCAGCCGCACCCAAAAACACATTGTAGGAGCTTCTGTTATCTGCATATTGAAATACAGGAATAGGATCTTTTCTTCCCCATTGATAATGCAAACCGGTAGAGGCACGGATTTTCAAAAGTTCATCAGCGGTGGGAGCCTGCGGGTTGGCAACAGCAGGAAAAGCATCTACAGCTCCAAGATTTCGATCCATAAAAGTCGTCTGGAAAACTACATCAGCTTTATCTACATAATTCACATAGTTTGTAACTGCTGCCGGAGTTTCGGTAGTATAGGTGTAAGATCCCACAGGAGAATCCGTCACCCAGATATGCCAGCTCCAATATACCGGTGAAGATATACTGCCGTTATGAAGTGTTACAACCGCATTTCCACTTTCATTGGAGGCAATTTCCACAACTATTTTAGAATTGGCGATATCCTGCAGTGACGAAGGTGAAGGGTTTACTACTGTAATTTTATTGACAAGACCCGGATTGGTAGTCCAAAGGACATTTCCTTTTAAATTATTAAAACTGGAAGGGTTTAATATTTCAGTATTATTCAGTAATTGACTTTGTACAGAGAATGCTTTGCTGACCGGAATTTCAACAGTAGAAACAGCTCCGCTTTTTACAATCTGGTACGTATTCGGATTATTAAACCCTTCTTTATATTCTGTAGCTGCAGGGAGATATTCTGTTGGAAAATCATAGTCATTGATCGTGTAAAGAGGATCTTTTATACATCTGCAGCCATTCGCATCCGAAGTGTACATTACGGACATAGGAAAGTAATAATAGCGTCCTTTAATAGTAGGATAATTTGCATCCGGGACATCTGACTGCGTTTTATCCGGAATCATAGAAAGTCCTCTGACAGTAACAGCCGGAGAGGTATCAAACTGCCTGGCCATAGTAGCTGTCCAAAGTGCAGTGTGATGCTGATCTGTATACTGTCCCTGGTGGGCTCCTCTGATAAGCTGTCCGTTTCCCGGGAAGATTCCCATATTATATCCTCCGACAGCTGACAGATCAAAACCCCAGTTGGGATAAACTTTAAATCCTGTCATAAAAGCAGGAACTCCTGCATTAGTAGGCTTAATGATATGGTATTTGTTGGTTTCAAAAACATTTTTCGCCATATTGGTTCTCACTCCAAAAGGTGAAAAGTCTATTCTGATATCGTCCACATAGGATGAAGAAGCCAGATTGGCAACCAGCATAGAGGGAATTCGCCATCCGTTGGGACACGGATCATAAGGTGATTTATCTCGATAAGGCTTTGCTTTGTCATCAGTATTATAAACAGTCTCTATTTTCCCCTGCGCATTATCAGACCAGAGATTAAGTTCTGAAAGTCTGTTCGTGGGCAAGGTTGTAGATTTTCCAAACCAATTGACAGGAAGGTTGAGATTATTATTGTAGTACGCCTGACCGGAGTTATCATCTTTGTTCACATAAATAAGACTCAAAGGATTTTTTACAGAAAGTCTTATATTATTGGTTACTTCAGCTGCAGAAAGCAGAACAAATTTCCTGAGGTCATCAATACTTACAGCATTGTTCATATTCTTTGCTTCTCTATGTCTTATTCTGCCTATTGACCCTGAAGCTTCATAAAAATCGTTACCTCTTGTAACTAATGGAGGAATAGGATCTTTTCGTCCCCACTGATATAGAAGTCCTATGCTTCTGTTCCAGTCTGATGCAGTAATAGAGCTTGTAATTGCGCCAAGGTTTCTATCCATCCATTTCCAGTCAGAGTCGGGAATAACTTCAGTGGTTCCGTCTGATTTCATTCTCTTAATGTTGTTGAAACTTTTGTAGGTGGAGCCGTTTGTAGGATCATCCGTCACCCATATATGCCAGCTCCAATAAATTTCTCCATTTACTTTGAAGGCAATGACGGCATTTCCCTTTTTTGTTTTATTGATCGGGACTTTTATCTTGGCATCCTGTCCGGTTCCTGTTATTTCCAGAGCATAGTTTACCCCCGATTTTATAAGTCCATGAACATCTTCCCACAAAACATCCGCTGTTACAACACCAGCCGGAATACCACTCCCGTTAAGATATCCGCCGCCTTCCCACATTGCATACGCTTTTTTTACCGGAACCAGCAATCCCTCACTGTTCTGGCCGGGATCAAAAATGTAACTGTTAGGAGCTTTTTTCCAATCCGGAAGGAACAATTTCGTCAATTCGGGTAACGGCCTGGCGAGTGAGTCCGTCTTTTCAGCAATCCAGACTGCTTTAATATGCCCATTTGAGGAGCCTTCTCTGACATTCCCTTTAGAATATATTGCCAATGATATCAGACAGAAGACTGCCGCTAATTTTTCAGTTAACCTTTTCATACCTTATAATTTAGTGTCATTACCCAAGTGCAACTTTTAAGCCTATCTCAACGAAAAGAGATTTATTTTATAAATAAAAACAACATATTTAAATTATGTTGTTAATAATTTAAAAACAAAGCTAGTAAACAGCACAAACATGAACAAGGTTTTCACAAAAAAAAGACAGCCTAATGACTGTCTTTATAATTAATATATTGCTAATTTTCAAATTCTATGGAAGAATGTAGTTCTGATAGCTCTCAATTGAAAATCGCCCTGCCTTGATATTGTTAAAGATAGCAAAGACCACAAAATTGAACACGACCAGTGAAATAATAAATGCATAGATCATATTTCTTACTCTTCCTGAAACCACGTACATTGCATTTGGAATTATAATATATGCAAATCCGATGAAGGCCCCAGCAAGTCTTGACGAGAATACAGGGTTATTTCTAAAGATAAAGTAAAGACATATTCCAATTACGGCATAATTTCTATGGTATTCGTAATAAGGATATAATTCTTTCATCTTGGTATCAAAAGCAAAAAGGAAAAAAGTAAGAATAGCCATCATCACCTCCGGAATTCCAATACCCCCGTTCAATCGCTGCGCCGTCTGATCAATATATCCGTTGAACCCTTCTACCAGGGTACTGTCAGAAGCCATTCCATCTAAGAGACTACCAAAACTCCTGTATATCTCAAAAGGAGATAAAAAGACTGAACCAACAATCATAATCAGCATCACTGTCTTATTGATCGGGACACGTGCCAGCCAGTACATGGGGAGGAATAAATAACATACACTGTGTATACCTGATCCTATGAATATAAAAAATAAGTAATGCCAGAATTTCCTTTCTTTAATATACCGTATGGCAAAGTAAACGATAAAGGTGCCCAAATTCTGTCTGATTTGTCCGCTTTCTCCTATAAAGAAGTTAGGAATAAACATAAAAAGGGTAAAGGTAAAAGGATAAAATGTGTTATCTTCCGTATATTCTACTTTAAAGATCATTGCAAAAATAGCAATGACCAATGTGAGGATATAAAAAGGGGCATCAAAGATATTCAGAAGAATTTTATTAATGAGCGTATACAGCCATTCCACATCCAGATTTTCAGTTCCTTCCATATGGAGCATCTTCATAAAGATACTGTAATAGCTTTTGGTATCAGAGTAAATATAAATCCCTTTATAACTTCCATAATCCGGACCTACATCTTTTCTAAAACCGACAATAATGATAAAATAAACCGCAAGGAACCAGAACCATTTTTTATCAACCTTCTTTCCATACACTTCCTGAACACTGAAGAACAGCATATAGAGGATTGCAACTAAATAATATGGATGTAGTAAACTCATGCTAAATCTCTGATGTTTTTTTAAACTGATGATATGCTGTGATTATTCCGGTCAGAATTAAAGGCAGAAACAGCCTTACCTCCCAATACAGTCCTACTAAAGTAATCATCAGAAGGTAAGGAATGGAAAAGAAAAAATACTTTCCGAAAACACTCCTGTTTTCTGGCGCTGTACAAAGCTTATATATAAAATAAATCACAATTAACGCAAATACCAGCCCCGCAAGATTGAAAGGACTGGAAAAGTTTCTGTTGATATAAAACCCTTCCACAAAAGCAGTTTCTTCCTGTACCAGTATGGCTCTTAATCCCAGATAAGGAATCAGAAAAGCAACCACCAATGGTATTATTTTCCAGATAATCTGATAATTTCCTTTTTTTAAATCGTCAATAGTAAAAAAAACAGCAGCAAAAAAGGCAATATTCAGACAGGCTGTTTCTCTTACCAGAGTTGAGATTGCAATTAAGCCGATAAGAATAAAAAAGAAAATATTTTTTCCGGTATCCGAATATTTCAGGGTCAGATAAACACCCGAAAGATAACAGAAAAGCGCTATAGTATCACAGTTTGTCGGCGCATACTGTGTTATTACAATGAAAAATACAGACAGAAGATGGATGATTCTTCTTGCATTAAGATTCAGAAGAAGGCCTGTTGATTTCAGTTGAAAAACAGCATTCAAAATCAAGGAACATAAAATGAAGAAAACACTGTTCATCAGGAAAAGACCGTGATAAAAAGGAGTTCCGTTTTTGGACAAAAAATTTTTAAAGAAAGACAGAGGACCGTTAATGAGATAGTACATCAGATCCGTCATCTGCACACTCAGATAATTGGGAATCACTCTGTAAGCATATACCGAGGAAAACAAAAAGTCAGGCGTTTTTTCTGATGTTTTCAGTCTTGTATAAGAGGATTCAAATCCATAATAAGACATCGCAAACAACAGGAGCGGAAGTACTATTACAAATAGAAATCCGTTTATTTTTTCATCATTTCTTTTCAACATATCTAAAACAGATTCTTATTTTTTAATAATAATTGTGGTTTAAAATACATTTTTCAAAAGGGAACTTTTGCAAAAGTAGAATATTTTTTGAATCATCCTAGAATATTTTATTGATTTTCAGTCAAAACTTATTGCTAAATATTTTGAACTAATACTTAAAAAATTAAATTTGCAGACTTGATTTAAATGCAATGCATCGCTTTTTTATATTTTTATATTATCTGATTTCCAAAAATAAAATTCTATCTGTACTGACAGCCATGGGAATTGCCGTTTTGTGCATTTTTTTTGCGTCAAAGATCAATTTTGAGGAAGACATCAATCAGATTATCCCTAAAAATGAAAAATCAGATCTTACAGCAAAAGTTCTCAAGCAACTCAATTTTTCAGATAAAATTATTGTTATTATTGAAAACAAATCCGGAGAAGACAGCTTTCAGCTTTCTGAAACGGCAGATACTTTCTTAAAAAAAATTGAACCTCTGCAAAAATATATCAGTTCCATTCAGGGGAAAGTGAATGATAATGAAATTTCAGAAACTTTTGATTTTGTCAATCAGAACCTTCCACTCTTCCTTAATGAAAATGACTATAAGGAGATTAATCAGAAACTGCAAAAAGACAGCATTGCCAAACAGGTAGAGGATAATTACATCTCACTGGTTTCTCCCACAAGCCTTGTCACTAAAGAGTTTATTAAAAAAGATCCTTTGGGACTTACTTTTTTGGGAATAAAAAAATTAAATGCTTTAAACATCAGCAAAGACTTCAAACTTGAAGACAGCTATATTGTAACCAAAGACGGCAAAAACCTCCTGCTTTTCATTGATCCTAAAAACAAAAGCAATGACACAAAAGCCAATGAAGCATTTGTAGATCAGCTCAATTCCATCAAAGACAGCATCAATAAGCAGTTCAAGGGAAAAACAGAAATCAGCTATTTCGGTTCCCCTGTAATTGCGGTGGCCAACGCAAAACAGATCAAAAAAGACATCCAGAATACAGTTGTCATTTCTATGACAGTCCTTTTGATTCTTCTGATCTATTATTTCAGGAATTTCTTCACTCCCATCATTGTTTTTTTACCAACAGTATTTTCCGTATTACTTGCTTTATTGGTTCTTTATTTTATTAAAGATAAGATTTCGGCAATTTCACTAAGTGTGGGAGCTATTTTGATTGGAATTACCATTGATTATGCCCTGCATATTCTTACCCATTACAAGCATAACAATAATATTGAAGAACTTTACAAAGAGATTACCCAACCGATCATATTAAGCAGTGCAACGACAGCCGTTTCATTCTTATGCCTGGTTTTCGTACGTTCTGAAGCATTGAAGGACTTAGGACTTTTTGCAGCCATTACCGTTATTCTTTCTTCAATCACAGCATTGATTATCGTTCCTCAGCTTTATAAACCAAAAGAAAAGGGAGAACACCTGAACACCAACTTTATTGATAAGATTGGCTCTTATCCTTACGAGAAAAACAAGCCTTTGATCATAGGCTGTTCCATTATTATTCTGGCCTGCCTGTTTGGATTCAGACATGTAGGATTTAATGAAGACATTGGAGATCTGAATTATATTCCGAAAGAATTAAAAATCAGTGAAGCAAAACTGCAGAAGCTTTCCGATATTACTTCAAAATCTATTTATACGATTTCTTACGGAAATTCTGAAGAAGATGCTTTAAGCAGAAACTCTGAACTAAGCAGCTTCCTTGAAAAAGAGAAGAAAGAGGGCAAGATTTTAAGCTACAATTCAATTGGAAGTGTTGTGCTTTCAGAAAAAGACCAACAAAAAAAGATTGATGAATGGAACAGTTTCTGGAATGAGAAAAAGAAAAGCCAGACCATTTCTGAGCTGATCAGTAACGGAAATAAATTAGGTTTCAACAGTTCTGCATTTGATAATTTCATTGAAGTTTTGCATAAAGATTATTCTGTATTACAACTGAAGGATTATCAACAAGTGAAAGCACTTCAGATTTCAGAATTCATGAGCAGCGAGAATGGTTTTTATACCGTTTCCAACGTTGTAAAAGTAGACGAAAAGAAAAGGGATGCTTTTATCAAAGATATTGAAAAGAAACATGATGCTATTGCTATTGACCGCCAGCAGATGAATGAAAATTTCCTTGGATTATTGAAAAGGGATTTCAATACCTTGATCAACTACTCTCTTCTAGCCATTATTTTAACTATTATTGTTTTTTTCAGAAATTTTGAATTAACGGTTCTTACCATGTTCCCGATTGTTTTAACGGGAGTTGTTACAGCCGGAATCCTTTATTTTCTGGGATTGGAACTGAATATTTTCAGTACTGTAGTGTGCACATTGGTTTTTGGGGTTGGTGACGACTTCAGCATTTTCCTTACGCAGGCCATGCAGAAAGAACATACCACAGGAAAAAATGAACTGCCTACATACAGAATTTCCATCATTCTTGCGGTTTTCACTACGATTCTTTCCATTGGCTCCCTGATTTTCGCCAAACATCCTGCCCTGCATTCCCTGGCTTTGGTTGCTTTAATCGGAATGTTCTCAGTCATTATTATTACCTCTACCCTATATCCGTTCTGGTTCAGACTGCTGATCACCAACAGAGCAAAAAAAGGACTTTCACCGATTACTTTCAGACTGTTCATATGGTCTGTATTCTCATTCTTGTATTATGGAATTGGCGGATTGCTGTTTTCCGCTTTCGGAAGCTTCTTTGTCAAAAATTCCAAAGGAAATACACTGAATATTATCAAGATAATTTTAGCAAGGTTTTTAACTTCTGTTCTTTATTCTAATCCTTTTGTAAAGAAGAAGGTCATTAAGAATCCGTCGGAAGATTTCAGTAAACCGGCAGTGATCATTGCCAACCATACATCCTTTCTGGATACACTGGCGATTGCAATGACGACTCATAAAATCATCTATCTTGTGAATGACTGGGTATACCAGTCTCCTATTTTTGGAAAGCTGGTAAGAGCTCTTGGGTTTTACCCCGTATCACAGGGAATTGAAAATGGGATGGAAAAGCTGAAGGAAAAAGTTGAACAAGGGTACTCATTAGTGGTTTTCCCTGAAGCAGAACGTTCTTATAACAATGACATCAAAAGATTTCATAAAGGAGCATTTTATCTTGCAGAACAGTTCGGCCTGGATATTCTCCCAATCTACATCCATGGAAATTCTGAAGTATTGCCAAAAGGAGACTTTATTATCTATGATGGCAGCATCACAGTAAAAGTTGGCAGCAGAATCAGCAAAGATGATATGAGTTTTGGTAAAAACTATTCTGAGAGAACCAAAAAGATCAATGCTTACTTCAGAGAAGAGTTTGCAAAACTTCGGGAAGAGATTGAGGATGAAAATTATTTTAAGAAGAAATTATTCCTGAGCTATCTTTACAAAGACAGTGAAGTAGTGAAAGACGTAAAAGAAGATTTTAATACCAACAAATCAGTATATTTTGAGCTTAACAAGCATATTCCCAATGACGCCGGCATCCTTCATATAGCTGATGATTTTGGGCAAAAAGATGCTTTATTAACATTGTATCAGGCAAACAGAAGAATTTTCTCTATGATCCGGAACGATGAAAAGAGGGAAACTGCCGCCCACAGCTATCTGGTAAAAAGAA belongs to Chryseobacterium gleum and includes:
- a CDS encoding MMPL family transporter — protein: MHRFFIFLYYLISKNKILSVLTAMGIAVLCIFFASKINFEEDINQIIPKNEKSDLTAKVLKQLNFSDKIIVIIENKSGEDSFQLSETADTFLKKIEPLQKYISSIQGKVNDNEISETFDFVNQNLPLFLNENDYKEINQKLQKDSIAKQVEDNYISLVSPTSLVTKEFIKKDPLGLTFLGIKKLNALNISKDFKLEDSYIVTKDGKNLLLFIDPKNKSNDTKANEAFVDQLNSIKDSINKQFKGKTEISYFGSPVIAVANAKQIKKDIQNTVVISMTVLLILLIYYFRNFFTPIIVFLPTVFSVLLALLVLYFIKDKISAISLSVGAILIGITIDYALHILTHYKHNNNIEELYKEITQPIILSSATTAVSFLCLVFVRSEALKDLGLFAAITVILSSITALIIVPQLYKPKEKGEHLNTNFIDKIGSYPYEKNKPLIIGCSIIILACLFGFRHVGFNEDIGDLNYIPKELKISEAKLQKLSDITSKSIYTISYGNSEEDALSRNSELSSFLEKEKKEGKILSYNSIGSVVLSEKDQQKKIDEWNSFWNEKKKSQTISELISNGNKLGFNSSAFDNFIEVLHKDYSVLQLKDYQQVKALQISEFMSSENGFYTVSNVVKVDEKKRDAFIKDIEKKHDAIAIDRQQMNENFLGLLKRDFNTLINYSLLAIILTIIVFFRNFELTVLTMFPIVLTGVVTAGILYFLGLELNIFSTVVCTLVFGVGDDFSIFLTQAMQKEHTTGKNELPTYRISIILAVFTTILSIGSLIFAKHPALHSLALVALIGMFSVIIITSTLYPFWFRLLITNRAKKGLSPITFRLFIWSVFSFLYYGIGGLLFSAFGSFFVKNSKGNTLNIIKIILARFLTSVLYSNPFVKKKVIKNPSEDFSKPAVIIANHTSFLDTLAIAMTTHKIIYLVNDWVYQSPIFGKLVRALGFYPVSQGIENGMEKLKEKVEQGYSLVVFPEAERSYNNDIKRFHKGAFYLAEQFGLDILPIYIHGNSEVLPKGDFIIYDGSITVKVGSRISKDDMSFGKNYSERTKKINAYFREEFAKLREEIEDENYFKKKLFLSYLYKDSEVVKDVKEDFNTNKSVYFELNKHIPNDAGILHIADDFGQKDALLTLYQANRRIFSMIRNDEKRETAAHSYLVKRRKIHYIKDLSEINKKIDVLLLSDEHFTMNDLQELPETIIFVNTKNTRFESENYTLKFSSEFIKVFKST
- a CDS encoding EpsG family protein codes for the protein MSLLHPYYLVAILYMLFFSVQEVYGKKVDKKWFWFLAVYFIIIVGFRKDVGPDYGSYKGIYIYSDTKSYYSIFMKMLHMEGTENLDVEWLYTLINKILLNIFDAPFYILTLVIAIFAMIFKVEYTEDNTFYPFTFTLFMFIPNFFIGESGQIRQNLGTFIVYFAIRYIKERKFWHYLFFIFIGSGIHSVCYLFLPMYWLARVPINKTVMLIMIVGSVFLSPFEIYRSFGSLLDGMASDSTLVEGFNGYIDQTAQRLNGGIGIPEVMMAILTFFLFAFDTKMKELYPYYEYHRNYAVIGICLYFIFRNNPVFSSRLAGAFIGFAYIIIPNAMYVVSGRVRNMIYAFIISLVVFNFVVFAIFNNIKAGRFSIESYQNYILP
- a CDS encoding T9SS type A sorting domain-containing protein; its protein translation is MKRLTEKLAAVFCLISLAIYSKGNVREGSSNGHIKAVWIAEKTDSLARPLPELTKLFLPDWKKAPNSYIFDPGQNSEGLLVPVKKAYAMWEGGGYLNGSGIPAGVVTADVLWEDVHGLIKSGVNYALEITGTGQDAKIKVPINKTKKGNAVIAFKVNGEIYWSWHIWVTDDPTNGSTYKSFNNIKRMKSDGTTEVIPDSDWKWMDRNLGAITSSITASDWNRSIGLLYQWGRKDPIPPLVTRGNDFYEASGSIGRIRHREAKNMNNAVSIDDLRKFVLLSAAEVTNNIRLSVKNPLSLIYVNKDDNSGQAYYNNNLNLPVNWFGKSTTLPTNRLSELNLWSDNAQGKIETVYNTDDKAKPYRDKSPYDPCPNGWRIPSMLVANLASSSYVDDIRIDFSPFGVRTNMAKNVFETNKYHIIKPTNAGVPAFMTGFKVYPNWGFDLSAVGGYNMGIFPGNGQLIRGAHQGQYTDQHHTALWTATMARQFDTSPAVTVRGLSMIPDKTQSDVPDANYPTIKGRYYYFPMSVMYTSDANGCRCIKDPLYTINDYDFPTEYLPAATEYKEGFNNPNTYQIVKSGAVSTVEIPVSKAFSVQSQLLNNTEILNPSSFNNLKGNVLWTTNPGLVNKITVVNPSPSSLQDIANSKIVVEIASNESGNAVVTLHNGSISSPVYWSWHIWVTDSPVGSYTYTTETPAAVTNYVNYVDKADVVFQTTFMDRNLGAVDAFPAVANPQAPTADELLKIRASTGLHYQWGRKDPIPVFQYADNRSSYNVFLGAAADNGTVTYSTLNPTDYNNLSGNYIVPYNTYAAASNVQTADKPIDKISKILSYSVKNPLVYMVPSSFALYNSTTPNYTSGTDWLATEPNLAPDRWGRGGKKSPFDPCPEGWRIPDLTNVALVSGADFGQTPWYKKDKNVATSYSIVTDYLGARVRNAANATVGYIFNNAAYPLGNYPDSGSRGFRSVTANQSAQGTFNVLNYQYPAVWTAALNSNYLGRSINVLFDAAATTNRLIVFHDNNDPYFGTGCRCVKIEYDANGNEEGPASRTTVIPNGSTLSTANAVLKTTDNKISVYPSPVSNILYIKATEDKEYDFQIFNALGQLVKSGHFINNQTDISSLNAGVYLIRINSSEATFKIIKR
- the topA gene encoding type I DNA topoisomerase, with amino-acid sequence MSKNLVIVESPAKAKTIQKYLGKDFEVKSSFGHIRDLPKKGMGIDLATFNPDYEVSADKKKLVTELKAAVKKADMVWLASDEDREGEAIAWHLADELKLKPENRKRIVFHEITKNAILKAIDNPRDIDQNLVNAQQARRVLDRIVGFEMSPVLWKKVKPGLSAGRVQSVAVRLIVEREKEIREFIPKASFKLDGIFLNKTEQEIAAKLKKDFEKEEDAEKFLEQAKTTQFKVLNVETKPGTRSASAPFTTSTLQQEASSRLGYNVTNTMRLAQRLYEEGYITYMRTDSVNLSQEAIEGAKKQIISEYGAEYSSPRNYTTKSASAQEAHEAIRPTDFGVKSIGDAQLNKLYQLIYRRTLASQMANAKIEKTVIEIGNTSLPHHFEAQGEVIIFDGFLKAYGIVKTEDDDEENNDKLLPKVSVGEVLSYKTITATEKFTRPSARYTEAGLVRKLEELGIGRPSTYAPTIQTIQNREYVDKREIEPQTREVIKMSLVKDKIKKVVLEEKFGGDKNKFVPTDIGEVVNDFLTDNFREILDYGFTARVEESFDEIASGDQKWKEMMTNFYSKFHPRIEDVEENADRATGDRLLGVDPKTGKNVHARIGRFGAMIQIGETDDEEKPIFASLMTGQNIATITFEEALELFKLPFDLNAVDGQPVSVGVGRFGPYVKWGETYISIPKGEDPLSVDQKRAEEIISEKKIADAPIATYKGEPVTKGSGRFGPFIKYKDIFVNVPKRYDFENLSQSDINELIDAKLEKEANRYIQQWEKEKISIENGRWGPFIKFGKAMFKIPKKADDTKYEAEELKELSLDEVKKWITDQDPKAFAEKKKPAAKKATTTKKTTAAKKPAAKKK